One genomic window of Mus caroli chromosome 12, CAROLI_EIJ_v1.1, whole genome shotgun sequence includes the following:
- the Fam110c gene encoding protein FAM110C, translating into MRALPTLDSLARMRPPLGDPRAAEDTLTPRPANKSAVERLAADRAKYVRSTLGSSRGPVSEHRVPEAPGVQHRNPIPSALAPAPVARRAIARKPLRPDSLVIYRQKCEFVRGSDADCSRVGLMKKFFQGPGKDKMAVAPGATRVADEDKTTKETEATWTKSSQAAAARPASILPPPTPVVAVKSPAEATRVANEDKTTKETEATWTKSSQAAAARPASILPPPTPVVAVKSPAETTRVANEDKTTKEAEATWTKSSQAAAARPASMLPPPTPVVAVKSPALPFEVAPRVPVGCSGVQLRVSRSKGLQRSQSDLSSRYSIAKAETDTFFKYCGLDPDVVEALGRENFSAGSDCVTLKVRSVSMAASDSSFSRHSEDGLQEEELLEQVPSTTSVVERNARIIKWLFTCKKAKETPSQKLQGPA; encoded by the coding sequence ATGCGCGCCCTGCCGACCCTGGACTCGCTTGCTAGAATGCGGCCACCTCTCGGGGACCCCAGGGCAGCGGAGGACACTCTCACCCCGCGGCCAGCGAACAAGAGCGCTGTGGAGAGACTGGCAGCGGACCGCGCTAAGTATGTTCGCAGCACGCTGGGATCTAGCCGGGGTCCTGTatctgaacacagggtccctgaGGCCCCAGGGGTGCAGCACCGCAACCCGATCCCTTCGGCTCTTGCCCCAGCTCCTGTAGCACGCAGGGCTATCGCTCGAAAGCCTCTGAGACCTGATTCGTTGGTCATCTATCGGCAGAAATGTGAATTCGTGCGAGGGTCAGATGCAGACTGTTCCAGAGTGGGACTGATGAAGAAGTTTTTCCAGGGGCCTGGCAAGGACAAAATGGCAGTGGCCCCTGGGGCGACCAGGGTGGCGGATGAGGATAAGACGACGAAGGAAACAGAGGCCACTTGGACTAAGTCGAGCCAGGCAGCAGCCGCCAGACCAGCCTCTATATTACCACCTCCAACCCCTGTTGTAGCCGTGAAGTCCCCAGCTGAGGCGACCAGGGTGGCGAATGAAGATAAGACAACGAAGGAAACAGAGGCCACTTGGACTAAGTCGAGCCAGGCAGCAGCCGCCAGACCAGCCTCTATATTACCACCTCCAACCCCTGTTGTAGCTGTGAAGTCCCCAGCTGAGACGACCAGGGTGGCGAATGAAGATAAGACGACGAAGGAAGCAGAGGCCACTTGGACTAAGTCGAGCCAGGCAGCAGCTGCCAGACCAGCCTCTATGTTACCACCTCCAACCCCTGTAGTAGCTGTGAAGTCCCCAGCCTTGCCTTTTGAAGTGGCTCCCAGGGTTCCTGTCGGATGCTCCGGTGTGCAGCTGCGGGTGTCGCGTAGCAAAGGATTGCAGCGCTCTCAGTCAGATCTCAGCTCCCGCTACTCGATAGCCAAGGCTGAGACTGACACCTTCTTCAAGTATTGTGGCCTGGACCCTGACGTAGTGGAGGCTCTCGGGAGGGAGAACTTTTCTGCTGGATCCGACTGTGTTACACTCAAAGTGCGTAGCGTGAGCATGGCTGCTTCTGATAGTAGCTTTTCCAGGCACAGCGAGGACGGGTTGCAAGAAGAGGAACTCCTGGAGCAGGTGCCTAGCACCACCTCGGTAGTAGAAAGGAACGCCCGTATCATAAAGTGGCTGTTTACCTGCAAGAAGGCCAAAGAAACCCCCAGCCAGAAATTACAGGGACCTGCCTGA